The Caminicella sporogenes DSM 14501 genomic interval TTATTTCTTTGTCATATATATTTTCACTGAAATTTATTATATAAGTTTCTATACTGTAACTATTTTCATTAAAAGTCGGTTTAAAACCTATATTAGTTATACTGTAATACGATTTATTATCAATATAAGTTTTAGTGATATATACTCCTGTTTTAGGCAAACATAATTTGCTGTCTACTAATATATTAGCTGTTGGAAAGCCAAGCTTAGAACCTAATTGTCTGCCTCTTATGACTTTTCCTCTTAAAAAATACTTCCAACCCAAAAAATTATTAGCCTTTTCCACTTGACCTTCGCTTAAAAATTTTCTAATCAATGTACTACTGACTATTTCATTGTCAATTTTTATTGGCATTACAACATTAATGTCAAAATTATATTTTTTAGATAATTTTTTTAATAATTCTGAACTGCCCTCTGCATTTTTTCCAAATCTAAAATCGTATCCGACAATTATTGCTTCCATATTTAGTCTATTTATTAAAATATCTCGTACAAAATCTTCTGCATAAGTATTTTTATGAAATTCATCAAAGTTTAGTAAGAGTAAAATATCTACTCCCATCTTTTCAAATAATTTTATTTTATCAGCATTAGTTACAATTTTTTTTGGAAAGCAGTTTTTATTAGTCAGTTCTTTAGGATGATTTGCAAAAGTATAAACTATGCTTTTGTTTTTTTTATTTTTACTTAAATTAATCAAATTCTCTATTAATATTTGATGACCTTTATGGAGTCCATCAAATGTTCCTATAGATATACAAGATTTGCAGTCTAATTTTTTTATGTCATTTAAAGAGCTTATTAACTCCATTGAACTTTTCTCCTTACCAGTTAAGAGAATAATTTTTTAATTTGTATAATAGAATGTTCACTATTTTTTTTATATATTCCAATAGCCTTAAATGTATTATTTACATAAAGTCTTACAATTGAACCGTTTTTAATATTTGAATTAAGTGTAAAAGCTTTTTTTTGAAGTGCAACTCCATTTAATAAAAATCTTAATGCAAATTGTTTTACATCAACTCTAGGTAGATATTTTATTGGATAATCAAGTTTATAAATATACTGTTTCTCAAGAATATCTTTATCTAATGCTGTAATTTCTTCAAGTGTCAAAGAATCATCTAAATTAAAGTAACCACTCCTTAATCTAGCTAAAAAAGACATATGTCCTCCACAGCCTAAGGCCATTCCTATATCATGACATAAAGTTCTAACATACGTTCCTTTTGAACAATTTACATCAAACAATATTTTATTGGCATTTATATCTATGATACTTATATCATAGATATAAATTTTCCTCGGCTTTCTTTCAACTGTTATGCCTTGTCGTGCAAGTTCATACAATTTTTTGCCCTTATATTTTAAAGCCGAATA includes:
- a CDS encoding bifunctional riboflavin kinase/FAD synthetase, which codes for MELISSLNDIKKLDCKSCISIGTFDGLHKGHQILIENLINLSKNKKNKSIVYTFANHPKELTNKNCFPKKIVTNADKIKLFEKMGVDILLLLNFDEFHKNTYAEDFVRDILINRLNMEAIIVGYDFRFGKNAEGSSELLKKLSKKYNFDINVVMPIKIDNEIVSSTLIRKFLSEGQVEKANNFLGWKYFLRGKVIRGRQLGSKLGFPTANILVDSKLCLPKTGVYITKTYIDNKSYYSITNIGFKPTFNENSYSIETYIINFSENIYDKEIKVEFHKRIRDEMKFDTVKLLCNQIECDIYSVKNFFKII
- the truB gene encoding tRNA pseudouridine(55) synthase TruB — translated: MIGFLNILKPPNMTSHDVVNFVRKNLNVKKVGHSGTLDPMATGVLPICIGKATKLIEFMQNDTKTYRAELTLGIVTDTQDRWGNILDTVNVNVSEEKIFEVFNSFKGEKIQIPPMYSALKYKGKKLYELARQGITVERKPRKIYIYDISIIDINANKILFDVNCSKGTYVRTLCHDIGMALGCGGHMSFLARLRSGYFNLDDSLTLEEITALDKDILEKQYIYKLDYPIKYLPRVDVKQFALRFLLNGVALQKKAFTLNSNIKNGSIVRLYVNNTFKAIGIYKKNSEHSIIQIKKLFS